A genomic window from Melopsittacus undulatus isolate bMelUnd1 chromosome 7, bMelUnd1.mat.Z, whole genome shotgun sequence includes:
- the SPON2 gene encoding spondin-2 isoform X1 has protein sequence MIFANLESVKIAIIVGPKGPSSGINSKAPTVFSCRATRLPAKAGALPLPVLQRKYLGMENLTFVYRSCKVIWTLLVTILGYASSLPVGDDSICTTEELAKYSIIFTGKWSQTAFPKQYPLYRPPAQWSSLLGVTHSSDYSMWKKNEYASNGVRDFAEKGEAWVLMKEIEEAGEKIQSVHGIFSAPAIPSGTGQTSTELEVHPRHPLVSFVVRIVPSPDWFVGIDSLSLCEGNHWMEEVSVDLFPYDAGTDSGFTFSSPNFATIPQDTVTEITCSSPSHPANSFYYPKLKILPPIAQVTMVKLKKTQLGLSAPFINPPAKSNEVIDSVLETPLDCEVSQWSSWGLCKGICRKTGTKIRTRFVLLQPANNGMPCPNLDEEIGCEPENCI, from the exons ATGATTTTTGCAAACCTGGAAAGTGTAAAGATTGCAATAATTGTTGGACCAAAGGGACCCTCTTCAGGCATAAATAGCAAGGCTCCTACTGTCTTCTCTTGCAGAGCAACTCGGCTGCCAGCAAAAGCAGGTGCTCTCCCCCTACCAGTGCTCCAGAGGAAATATTTA GGAATGGAAAACCTGACGTTTGTCTACCGCTCCTGTAAAGTTATCTGGACGTTACTTGTAACAATACTAGGTTATGCCAGCAGCTTGCCTGTGGGTGATGATTCTATTTGCACAACGGAGGAACTTGCTAAATACAGCATAATCTTCACAGGGAAATGGAGTCAGACTGCTTTCCCTAAGCAGTACCCACTTTATAGGCCCCCAGCACAGTGGTCATCATTGCTAG GTGTTACTCATAGTTCTGACTAcagcatgtggaaaaaaaatgaatatgcCAGCAATGGTGTCCGTGATTTTGCTGAAAAGGGTGAAGCATGGGtattaatgaaagaaatagaagaagCTGGTGAGAAAATTCAGAGTGTGCATGGAATCTTCTCTGCTCCTGCCATTCCCAGCGGTACAGGACAAACCTCTACTGAATTAGAAGTGCATCCAAGACATCCCTTA GTTTCATTTGTGGTACGAATTGTTCCAAGCCCCGACTGGTTTGTGGGTATTGACAGCCTGAGTCTCTGTGAAGGAAACCACTGGATGGAAGAAGTATCAGTAGACCTATTTCCATATGATGCTGGAACTGACAGTGGTTTCACATTTTCCTCCCCAAACTTTGCCACTATTCCACAGGACACAGTTACAGAG ATAACTTGCTCCTCTCCAAGCCACCCAGCAAACTCATTTTATTATCCCAAACTCAAGATTTTGCCACCTATTGCTCAAGTAACGATGGTGAAATTGAAGAAAACCCAGCTGGGTCTTTCTGCACCTTTTATTAATCCTCCAGCTAAAAGCAATGAAGTAATAGACTCTGTCTTAG AAACACCACTGGACTGTGAGGTTTCACAATGGTCTTCCTGGGGTCTCTGTAAAGGTATTTGCAGAAAGACAGGGACCAAGATCAGAACTCGTTTTGTACTTCTTCAACCTGCCAACAATGGAATGCCTTGTCCAAATCTGGATGAAGAAATAGGATGTGAACCGGAGAATTGtatctga
- the SPON2 gene encoding spondin-2 isoform X2, which translates to MENLTFVYRSCKVIWTLLVTILGYASSLPVGDDSICTTEELAKYSIIFTGKWSQTAFPKQYPLYRPPAQWSSLLGVTHSSDYSMWKKNEYASNGVRDFAEKGEAWVLMKEIEEAGEKIQSVHGIFSAPAIPSGTGQTSTELEVHPRHPLVSFVVRIVPSPDWFVGIDSLSLCEGNHWMEEVSVDLFPYDAGTDSGFTFSSPNFATIPQDTVTEITCSSPSHPANSFYYPKLKILPPIAQVTMVKLKKTQLGLSAPFINPPAKSNEVIDSVLETPLDCEVSQWSSWGLCKGICRKTGTKIRTRFVLLQPANNGMPCPNLDEEIGCEPENCI; encoded by the exons ATGGAAAACCTGACGTTTGTCTACCGCTCCTGTAAAGTTATCTGGACGTTACTTGTAACAATACTAGGTTATGCCAGCAGCTTGCCTGTGGGTGATGATTCTATTTGCACAACGGAGGAACTTGCTAAATACAGCATAATCTTCACAGGGAAATGGAGTCAGACTGCTTTCCCTAAGCAGTACCCACTTTATAGGCCCCCAGCACAGTGGTCATCATTGCTAG GTGTTACTCATAGTTCTGACTAcagcatgtggaaaaaaaatgaatatgcCAGCAATGGTGTCCGTGATTTTGCTGAAAAGGGTGAAGCATGGGtattaatgaaagaaatagaagaagCTGGTGAGAAAATTCAGAGTGTGCATGGAATCTTCTCTGCTCCTGCCATTCCCAGCGGTACAGGACAAACCTCTACTGAATTAGAAGTGCATCCAAGACATCCCTTA GTTTCATTTGTGGTACGAATTGTTCCAAGCCCCGACTGGTTTGTGGGTATTGACAGCCTGAGTCTCTGTGAAGGAAACCACTGGATGGAAGAAGTATCAGTAGACCTATTTCCATATGATGCTGGAACTGACAGTGGTTTCACATTTTCCTCCCCAAACTTTGCCACTATTCCACAGGACACAGTTACAGAG ATAACTTGCTCCTCTCCAAGCCACCCAGCAAACTCATTTTATTATCCCAAACTCAAGATTTTGCCACCTATTGCTCAAGTAACGATGGTGAAATTGAAGAAAACCCAGCTGGGTCTTTCTGCACCTTTTATTAATCCTCCAGCTAAAAGCAATGAAGTAATAGACTCTGTCTTAG AAACACCACTGGACTGTGAGGTTTCACAATGGTCTTCCTGGGGTCTCTGTAAAGGTATTTGCAGAAAGACAGGGACCAAGATCAGAACTCGTTTTGTACTTCTTCAACCTGCCAACAATGGAATGCCTTGTCCAAATCTGGATGAAGAAATAGGATGTGAACCGGAGAATTGtatctga